GGCGATGCGCGAGTGATTCCAGCGTCCAGAGCCGCTCGAGCGGAAACCGCGCCAGAAGCGCGGTCGTGATGAGTCCCACGATCCCCTGGCCCACCACGAGGGCGCGCTCGCCGATTCGAGGCGCGGCGTCCAGGAGAACGTTCACCGCCGTCTCCGCGGTCGGAAGAAACGCGGCGCGCTCCACGTCGGCGTCTTGGGGAAGCACGAACGCATCGGCCTCTCGGACGACGAAGTGGCTCCGATGGGGAACGAAGCCGAAGACGCGGCGCCCGACGAGCGCACGCGAGACCTTGGTCCCGGAAGCGATGACCTCGCCGACCGAAGCATAGCCATAGGACAGGGGATACCGCAGCTCGGCATCGAGCGACGGCAGCGTCTCGTCGAGGCGCGTGCCCTCGGCAATGTCTCCCCGATAGAAGAGGAGCTCGGTGCCGGCGCTGATCGCCGAGACGAGCGTCCGCACCAGCAGCTCATCGACGTCGGGCTCGGGAACCTCCACTTCTCTGATCGAGAGCTCCCGGGGGCGTGTAATCTCGAGAAGCCGGGCTTTCATTC
The genomic region above belongs to Vicinamibacteria bacterium and contains:
- a CDS encoding oxidoreductase translates to MKARLLEITRPRELSIREVEVPEPDVDELLVRTLVSAISAGTELLFYRGDIAEGTRLDETLPSLDAELRYPLSYGYASVGEVIASGTKVSRALVGRRVFGFVPHRSHFVVREADAFVLPQDADVERAAFLPTAETAVNVLLDAAPRIGERALVVGQGIVGLITTALLARFPLERLWTLESLAHRRVVSTRLGAARALSPGELEADDFDLSIELSGTARGLEAAIGAMGLEGRVIVASWYGDGREAVDLGTRFHRRRLRLVSSQVSRLGSVHLARWSKKRRLETAWSALSRVAVDELITHRIALEEAAEAYRLLDEHPEACLQVLLTYT